A single region of the Candidatus Neomarinimicrobiota bacterium genome encodes:
- a CDS encoding D-aminoacylase produces MKSFISYLSILLISCAAPNYDIIIKNGQVADGAGGELFQANIYIREGKIISVGDQPNAVAPQILDATGLIIAPGFIDMHTHSERKSPKIPSVENYLQQGVTTMVGGNCGSSPLPIIDFIAKTEAIGIGPNLALLVGHNTVRKEVMGTENRLATETELEEMQSLIQSAMDEGAFGLSTGLKYIPGAYSNTTEVVALASTVSKNGGFYATHMREEGIGLLESVQEAIDIGRRSDLPVQISHHKAVGKSTWGKSKKTLELVDLARTEGIDVTVDQYPYTATSTTLTVVFPAWSLAGGMEKLKERLNDPIQRKKVKDGIVWNIVYDRGGGDPASIVIANYPTNTDYNGMNLAQITELKGKPPTPENAAEVLMNLVYAGGGSGIYHCLNEEDVKRIMAHPFVMHASDGSTIEFGKAQPHPRSYGTYPRVLSRYVREQGIISLPESIRKMTKLPADVLGLKDRGQIKNNFWADLVVFNPNTIIDNATWENPHQYPSGISWVIVNGKIAVDHGTWTDSLPGKVLKHRP; encoded by the coding sequence GTGAAATCCTTCATATCTTATTTATCTATACTCCTTATTTCATGTGCGGCGCCTAATTATGATATTATAATCAAAAATGGTCAAGTAGCCGATGGCGCTGGTGGTGAACTTTTTCAAGCTAATATTTATATCCGTGAAGGGAAAATCATTTCAGTAGGAGACCAACCCAACGCAGTAGCACCTCAAATTCTAGATGCCACCGGATTGATCATTGCTCCCGGTTTCATCGATATGCACACCCATTCCGAGCGGAAAAGTCCCAAAATTCCCAGTGTAGAAAATTACCTTCAACAAGGTGTTACAACTATGGTAGGCGGTAACTGCGGAAGCTCCCCCCTTCCCATTATCGATTTTATTGCCAAAACTGAAGCAATCGGAATCGGGCCCAACCTTGCCCTTTTGGTAGGACATAATACTGTGCGAAAAGAGGTTATGGGTACTGAAAACAGGTTGGCTACGGAAACAGAATTAGAAGAAATGCAATCATTAATTCAATCAGCCATGGATGAAGGTGCTTTTGGGTTGTCTACTGGATTGAAGTATATCCCTGGTGCCTATTCCAATACGACAGAAGTGGTGGCACTTGCATCCACTGTTTCCAAGAATGGTGGTTTTTATGCCACCCATATGCGAGAGGAAGGAATCGGGCTACTCGAATCAGTACAGGAAGCCATTGATATTGGTCGACGTTCGGATTTGCCGGTACAGATTTCCCATCACAAAGCAGTTGGGAAATCCACTTGGGGCAAAAGTAAAAAGACACTAGAATTGGTTGACCTGGCGCGGACCGAAGGTATTGATGTAACGGTAGATCAATATCCTTACACCGCCACTAGCACCACATTAACAGTCGTCTTCCCCGCATGGTCCTTAGCCGGCGGTATGGAAAAATTAAAAGAACGATTGAATGACCCCATCCAACGGAAAAAGGTCAAGGATGGCATTGTTTGGAATATTGTCTATGACCGCGGCGGTGGCGATCCGGCCAGTATCGTAATCGCTAACTATCCTACCAATACAGATTATAATGGCATGAACTTGGCCCAAATCACTGAACTAAAAGGTAAACCTCCAACGCCTGAAAATGCCGCCGAAGTGTTAATGAATTTAGTATATGCTGGAGGCGGATCGGGCATTTACCATTGCCTTAATGAAGAGGATGTAAAACGGATTATGGCACATCCTTTTGTGATGCATGCATCAGATGGTAGCACAATTGAATTTGGCAAAGCACAGCCCCATCCAAGAAGTTATGGCACTTATCCCAGGGTTTTAAGTCGATACGTCCGGGAACAGGGGATTATTTCACTCCCTGAATCAATTCGTAAAATGACAAAACTCCCAGCGGATGTTTTAGGACTAAAAGATCGTGGCCAAATCAAGAATAACTTTTGGGCCGACTTAGTGGTTTTCAATCCCAACACAATTATTGATAATGCCACTTGGGAAAATCCCCACCAATATCCATCGGGAATTTCTTGGGTTATCGTTAATGGCAAAATTGCCGTTGATCACGGAACATGGACTGACTCTCTACCGGGAAAAGTCCTGAAACATCGTCCCTAA
- a CDS encoding PepSY domain-containing protein — MKKRFNWNKWTRKTHYWGAFVILLPVSVIFTSGIFLQLKKEINWIQPPTVSGGLSNNFSVSFDDILAAVQSVEEAKIQSWNDVDRLDVRVEKGVVKVRGKNRWEVQVDTHTGEVLHVAYRRSDLIESIHDGSWFHEKVKLWIFLPSGIILLTLWITGLYMVILPYTVKWKRKRIK; from the coding sequence TTGAAAAAAAGATTTAATTGGAATAAGTGGACGAGGAAGACTCACTATTGGGGCGCTTTTGTAATTCTCCTACCCGTTTCCGTTATATTCACTTCAGGAATATTCCTTCAGCTAAAAAAGGAAATTAATTGGATTCAACCACCCACAGTATCAGGCGGCCTATCTAATAATTTTTCTGTCTCTTTCGATGATATTCTTGCTGCGGTTCAATCAGTGGAAGAAGCAAAAATTCAATCCTGGAATGATGTAGATCGATTGGATGTTCGCGTTGAAAAGGGCGTTGTGAAGGTTCGGGGAAAAAACCGTTGGGAAGTCCAAGTGGATACCCATACGGGTGAAGTTCTCCATGTGGCTTATCGCCGTTCTGATTTAATTGAGTCTATCCATGATGGGTCCTGGTTTCATGAAAAAGTAAAACTATGGATCTTCCTCCCCTCCGGCATTATCCTTTTGACTCTTTGGATCACGGGCCTTTATATGGTCATCCTCCCCTACACAGTAAAATGGAAACGGAAGCGGATTAAGTGA
- the ggt gene encoding gamma-glutamyltransferase, which translates to MKLKSSIVSIVIGMATIAYSSHPLPVFGKNGMVVSTSRQASEVGIEILKMGGNAVDAAAAVGFALAVTSSSNGNIGGGGFMVSRFADGKTFTLDYREMAPANAHRDMYLDDKGNIIKGKSLNGHFASGVPGSVDGLLRAWRDHGSGKISLKQLMAPAIKLADKGFELTFYEAERFNRNKARLSMHPETKRIFTRDDREWEVGDKFVQRDLAKTLKRIAKYGADGFYKGKTADLIVAEMDAVDGWITHKDLENYISKYRDPIAGAFEEYDIISMGPPSSGGILLVQMLNMVNEIKNLPADISVDMSFNSSDYIHALTEIERRAYADRAEHLGDIDFWNVPTKMLVSQSYAKDRIKNIDFAKATPSDDVKHGDGPVKESEETTHYSVVDKDGNAVSVTTTINWGYGNGVTVTGAGFLLNNEMDDFSSKPGVPNVFGLIGNKANAIEPKKRPLSSMTPTIVLKDDKPFLVLGTPGGATIITTVFQNILNVALHGMDIKEAVSSPRIHSQWLPDMVFYEKYGLSSDVVKNLKSRGHDMKLRGNIGEANGIMINEKGYWGGADSRGENTAAGY; encoded by the coding sequence ATGAAATTAAAATCAAGTATTGTCAGTATTGTTATTGGAATGGCCACAATAGCATATTCATCCCACCCTCTCCCTGTTTTTGGGAAGAATGGCATGGTCGTTTCCACCAGCCGGCAAGCGTCTGAAGTGGGGATTGAAATCCTGAAAATGGGCGGCAACGCCGTTGATGCAGCGGCAGCGGTGGGCTTTGCCTTAGCAGTCACATCTTCATCGAATGGCAATATTGGTGGTGGCGGATTTATGGTCAGTCGCTTTGCTGATGGAAAAACTTTTACACTCGATTATAGAGAAATGGCCCCAGCCAATGCCCATAGAGACATGTACCTAGATGATAAAGGTAATATTATTAAAGGAAAATCCTTAAATGGTCATTTTGCTTCTGGTGTCCCGGGTTCTGTCGATGGTTTACTTCGAGCTTGGCGGGACCATGGTTCAGGAAAAATCTCGTTAAAACAATTGATGGCACCGGCAATCAAACTCGCTGATAAGGGATTTGAGCTCACCTTTTATGAAGCAGAAAGATTTAATAGGAATAAGGCCCGTTTAAGCATGCATCCCGAGACAAAACGGATATTTACAAGAGATGATCGGGAATGGGAAGTGGGGGATAAATTTGTCCAAAGGGATTTAGCCAAAACGTTGAAACGAATCGCAAAATATGGTGCAGATGGTTTTTATAAAGGAAAAACTGCTGATTTAATAGTGGCGGAAATGGATGCGGTGGATGGCTGGATTACCCACAAAGATTTAGAAAATTATATTTCTAAGTATAGAGATCCTATCGCTGGAGCTTTTGAGGAATATGATATTATTTCTATGGGGCCACCCAGTTCTGGTGGTATCCTTTTGGTGCAAATGTTAAACATGGTAAATGAAATTAAAAATTTGCCTGCGGATATTTCCGTGGATATGAGTTTTAATTCCTCAGATTATATCCATGCTCTAACAGAAATTGAACGTCGCGCTTATGCTGACCGTGCAGAACATTTAGGTGATATCGATTTTTGGAATGTTCCCACTAAAATGCTTGTTTCTCAATCCTATGCAAAAGACCGCATAAAAAATATTGATTTTGCTAAAGCAACACCCTCCGATGATGTAAAACATGGAGATGGCCCTGTAAAAGAGAGTGAAGAAACCACCCATTATTCTGTGGTAGATAAAGATGGGAATGCTGTCTCTGTTACAACAACAATCAATTGGGGTTATGGTAATGGTGTTACCGTTACTGGCGCAGGCTTCCTTTTAAATAATGAAATGGATGATTTTTCAAGTAAACCGGGCGTGCCAAATGTATTTGGTCTCATAGGAAATAAAGCAAATGCAATTGAACCTAAAAAGCGGCCCTTAAGTTCTATGACCCCTACGATTGTATTGAAAGATGATAAGCCCTTTTTAGTCCTCGGTACGCCAGGGGGAGCAACTATCATTACAACCGTCTTTCAAAATATTTTAAATGTTGCACTCCATGGTATGGATATTAAAGAAGCGGTCTCATCTCCCCGAATCCATTCACAATGGCTACCGGATATGGTTTTTTATGAAAAGTACGGATTATCAAGTGATGTAGTCAAAAATTTAAAATCTCGTGGACACGATATGAAACTCCGTGGCAACATTGGTGAAGCGAATGGAATTATGATTAATGAAAAAGGGTATTGGGGAGGCGCAGATTCTAGAGGCGAAAATACTGCCGCGGGCTACTAA
- the ggt gene encoding gamma-glutamyltransferase yields MKKIFISFLIFLLSCTSLKIEKSVYNSKSLIWEKGAMVSAANPHAVDAAIEILKKGGSAVDAAIAAHVVLGLVEPQSSGLGGGGFMLNYNFNSRSLTFIDGRETAPTKATVEMFMNGDTVMPFLEASQSGKAVGVPGAVALYTTAHEQSGKLPWSKLFEYAINLAEDGFVVSPRLAGFIDLAQNRGRLSINRGSKDYFYPNGVPLKSGDILKNPQYAETLRRISKEGPSAFYSGLIASAIVNAVQAEPSPGSLELSDLINYKTVIRPVICGPFKDMNICTTSPPSSGAAQIMIAGLYNNLIKPGDDQSTKVVAFVDAQRLAYADRDHYFGDPDEVDIPIDALINPKYLRHRAREKFRPNQLPFHGDPSAVFDTLANIPSWGRDKTEEAAGTTHLSIIDSEGNAVSMTATVESAFGSHRWAAGFLLNNEMTDFSRDVPKDGSPVANAVSPNRRPRSSMSPTMVFDKFDNLLMITGSPGGNSIPAYVSKTIIGIFDWGLDAQAAVDFPNIVARGEKVKVEMSSAKGEKIAQTLKENGYNVVDFRQSEVSGIHLIVVLQNRLDGAADKRREGKVRTLKD; encoded by the coding sequence ATGAAAAAAATATTCATCTCTTTTTTAATCTTTTTACTATCTTGCACTTCACTGAAAATTGAAAAATCAGTATATAATAGTAAAAGCCTAATATGGGAAAAAGGCGCTATGGTAAGTGCCGCCAACCCACATGCTGTAGATGCGGCAATTGAAATTCTAAAAAAAGGTGGAAGTGCTGTAGATGCGGCAATCGCTGCACATGTAGTCTTGGGCCTAGTTGAACCTCAAAGTTCAGGACTTGGCGGCGGAGGATTTATGCTCAATTATAATTTTAACTCTAGATCCTTAACCTTTATAGATGGTAGAGAAACGGCTCCTACAAAAGCTACCGTTGAGATGTTCATGAATGGGGATACGGTAATGCCATTCCTTGAAGCTAGCCAAAGCGGCAAAGCGGTGGGTGTTCCAGGCGCAGTGGCTTTATATACTACGGCACATGAACAATCAGGAAAGTTACCTTGGTCAAAACTTTTTGAATACGCAATAAATCTTGCTGAGGATGGTTTTGTAGTTTCTCCTCGGTTGGCAGGATTCATTGACCTCGCCCAAAATCGTGGCAGACTTTCAATCAATAGAGGATCAAAAGATTATTTTTACCCAAATGGTGTACCACTAAAAAGTGGTGATATTTTAAAAAATCCTCAATATGCAGAAACGTTAAGACGTATTTCAAAAGAGGGACCGTCTGCATTTTATTCTGGTCTAATTGCAAGTGCAATCGTTAATGCGGTACAAGCCGAACCAAGCCCCGGCAGCCTTGAACTTTCTGATCTTATAAATTATAAAACCGTTATACGACCCGTTATTTGTGGCCCATTTAAAGATATGAATATTTGTACCACATCACCGCCCTCATCAGGTGCTGCACAGATCATGATAGCCGGATTATATAATAATCTAATTAAACCCGGTGATGACCAATCTACAAAGGTCGTTGCTTTTGTAGATGCACAGCGCTTGGCTTATGCCGATAGAGATCATTATTTTGGTGACCCTGATGAAGTTGATATTCCTATTGATGCTTTGATTAATCCAAAATATTTAAGACATAGAGCTCGTGAAAAATTTAGGCCAAATCAATTACCTTTCCATGGTGATCCATCAGCAGTTTTTGATACTTTGGCGAATATACCCTCATGGGGTAGAGACAAAACTGAAGAAGCTGCCGGAACAACTCACTTATCAATCATTGATTCAGAGGGAAATGCAGTTTCAATGACCGCTACTGTTGAAAGTGCATTTGGCTCTCACAGATGGGCCGCTGGATTTCTATTAAATAATGAGATGACCGATTTTTCAAGAGATGTTCCAAAAGATGGTTCGCCTGTAGCAAATGCAGTTTCGCCAAATAGAAGGCCAAGATCTTCTATGTCTCCCACTATGGTTTTTGATAAATTTGATAATCTATTAATGATTACTGGATCACCCGGCGGAAATTCCATTCCAGCCTATGTCTCTAAAACGATTATTGGCATTTTTGATTGGGGTTTGGACGCGCAAGCAGCAGTTGATTTTCCCAATATAGTTGCTCGCGGAGAAAAAGTGAAAGTGGAAATGTCTTCTGCCAAGGGAGAAAAAATTGCTCAAACCTTAAAAGAAAATGGCTACAATGTTGTAGACTTTCGGCAGAGTGAAGTCTCTGGAATACATTTAATCGTTGTATTACAAAACAGATTAGATGGGGCAGCTGATAAAAGACGCGAAGGGAAAGTCCGTACTCTAAAAGACTAA
- a CDS encoding Mur ligase: MNLIDSRRITGPSLFTEKSGAMLEVDVSENKVDQMISDWELSIQQFLSALGWENEITQFRIYDGGASLFMSAPIDALYAACEVNESAFNFSRPENKLLFDDQVSQLGELINEELDPMILGLRDAAINHGIKFLQSDEIISVGSGTGVKSFNVDAIPHPNQINWDSVHDIPSVLVTGTNGKSTTVRLMEAILSEAEIKAGASSTDGIRVNRETIEKGDYSGPEGARSTMRNKAVETAVLEVARGGILRRGLPVYDVDAALITNIAEDHFGDYGVNSIAEMAQTKFIVSKGLAKNGTLVLNGDDDAIIAFSKTISKNICWFSLTSENPQIQNHINSGGQAAFLDGEEIFYSENGTSTPIMNVKDIPITMNGTARYNIANCLGTICLAKALNINNDAILSGLKKFTNSFENNPGRGNYFEKKGVSILMDFAHNPHGVSALIDVAKRFKAKRKLILMSQAGDRSNLDIQNFVNEAMTLNPDRVHIAEMSETYLRGRELGEVPDVFKNAFLSHGLEDKSIKLFPDNLTGVKAALDWAKDGDFLLLLVLDTMVECNQLIQQFD; encoded by the coding sequence ATGAATCTCATCGACTCCCGTAGAATTACAGGCCCCAGCCTGTTCACAGAAAAATCCGGCGCCATGTTGGAGGTTGACGTTTCTGAAAATAAAGTTGATCAAATGATCTCAGATTGGGAATTGTCCATTCAACAATTTCTTTCAGCCCTTGGATGGGAAAATGAAATCACCCAATTTAGAATTTATGATGGTGGTGCTAGTCTTTTCATGAGTGCTCCCATTGATGCCCTTTATGCGGCCTGTGAAGTAAACGAATCGGCATTTAATTTTTCCCGCCCTGAAAATAAGCTTTTGTTTGATGACCAAGTTTCGCAGCTAGGGGAACTCATTAATGAGGAATTAGATCCTATGATTCTTGGTTTGAGAGATGCGGCAATAAACCATGGCATAAAATTCTTACAGTCTGATGAAATCATTTCAGTGGGTTCAGGCACAGGTGTAAAATCCTTTAATGTAGATGCAATACCCCATCCCAATCAAATTAATTGGGATTCAGTTCATGATATACCATCTGTTTTGGTTACGGGTACAAACGGAAAATCAACAACCGTTCGCCTCATGGAAGCCATCCTTTCTGAAGCGGAAATAAAAGCTGGTGCTTCCTCGACCGATGGCATTCGTGTCAATAGGGAAACGATTGAAAAAGGCGATTACTCTGGTCCTGAAGGTGCTCGATCTACCATGCGAAACAAGGCAGTAGAAACAGCCGTTTTAGAAGTCGCGAGAGGTGGAATCTTACGGCGAGGCCTCCCTGTTTATGATGTGGATGCGGCCCTTATTACAAATATCGCCGAAGACCATTTTGGTGATTACGGTGTGAATTCGATTGCCGAAATGGCACAAACAAAATTTATCGTAAGCAAAGGATTGGCCAAAAATGGGACCCTTGTTTTAAATGGTGATGACGATGCAATCATTGCCTTTTCAAAAACCATTTCAAAAAATATTTGTTGGTTTAGTCTAACATCTGAAAACCCTCAAATTCAAAACCATATAAATTCTGGTGGCCAAGCCGCCTTTTTAGATGGAGAAGAAATATTTTATAGTGAGAATGGGACTTCTACCCCAATCATGAATGTAAAAGATATCCCAATTACCATGAACGGGACAGCTCGATATAATATTGCAAACTGTTTGGGTACGATCTGCCTAGCAAAAGCATTGAATATCAATAATGATGCTATTTTATCAGGGTTAAAAAAATTCACAAATTCTTTTGAAAATAACCCTGGGCGGGGAAATTATTTTGAGAAGAAGGGCGTATCTATTCTTATGGATTTTGCCCACAATCCCCATGGTGTAAGTGCTTTAATAGATGTCGCAAAGCGATTCAAAGCAAAACGAAAACTTATTCTTATGAGCCAAGCCGGTGACCGTAGCAATTTGGACATTCAAAATTTCGTGAATGAAGCTATGACCTTGAACCCCGATCGAGTTCATATTGCAGAAATGAGTGAAACATATCTCCGGGGCCGAGAATTGGGTGAAGTTCCTGATGTATTTAAAAATGCTTTTTTATCTCATGGGTTGGAAGATAAATCCATTAAATTATTTCCGGATAATCTGACAGGTGTAAAGGCTGCGCTGGACTGGGCAAAGGACGGCGATTTTCTTCTTCTTCTTGTATTGGATACAATGGTTGAATGCAACCAGCTCATTCAACAATTTGATTAA